The Synechococcus sp. MVIR-18-1 region AATCGCTGAAACAACTTCAGCGGGATTGTTAATGGATTTTCCATCGATCGACACGATCACATCGTTGACGCGCAAGTTTCCACGATCTGCAGGGCCACCCGGCACAACGGATCGAATCACAGCTCCAGGAGGAGCACTCGATCCTGGTGTAGGAGCAGGAACCGTTGAAAGGCCGACACCCACCATGGGATGACTCGCCCTTCCCTGCTTAACGAGCTGACTGGCGATCGACCGTGCCCTGTTGATGGGAATTGCGAAACCGAGGCCAGCCCCTGGTCCTGAGCGCACGAGGGTATTGATCCCAATGACATCACCACGGGCGTTCAACAGCGGGCCACCCGAATTACCAGGATTGATCGCAGCGTCTGTCTGGATGAGATCCAGACGCTTTCCTGAAATGCCCAGTTGGGACATGTTGCGATTGAGGTTGCTGACAATCCCCATCGTCACTGTGTTTTCAAGGCCGTATGGATTTCCTACAGCGATCGCCCAATCCCCCACCTGAAGACGATCTGAGTTGCCCAAGGGAGCCGTAGGCCATGGCCCTCTGGTTTCCAACTGCACCACTGCCAGGTCCGTCAGCGAGTCTTGTCCAATCACCCGACCAGCAACGCGTCTGCCATCAGGCAGTCCCACCATCACGCGATCCGCATTCTCCACAACATGAGCGTTGGTCAGGACCAACCCTTGTTCATCAAAAATCACCCCGCTGCCCTGCCCGCGCTCGACCCGTGAACGCGGGGCCGTTTGAGATTGCATCCCAAAAAAACGGCGCAGGAATGGATCCGCCATCACGCTCCGAGGGAGCCCATTTCCACCAGCCGTCCGGACCGTTCGCTGTGTTTCAAGTGTGACAACAGCCGGTCCACTGCGTGCAACGGCTTGAGCAACGAACGATTTTGGTGCGACAGCCTGTGGGGGAGCCGATGCGAAGGCTCGCGGCGGTTGCATCAACATCCCTGGAACGGTCAACGCACCAGCGCAAACCAGGGGAAGCAAAGGATTAAACACCGCCATGTCCCTATGTCATCAATGATCTGAGTCAACGTGACCGTAAGCAGTGAATCCCTACAAAAACAGACCCATTTCCAGTGATTTCATGACTGGATGCGACCAGGGTCCACAAAATCAGCGTCCCTATGTCCAAAAAGAGCGATGATGCATGGGATGGTTCGGCCCATCTCCGAGTTCAGCGGTGATTGCCATGCTCAGTAGCCTGTTTCCTCTCATCTATGGACTGATCTTCATCGTCCTGTTGTGGCAAGCCTTTCGCGTCATGGGACGCGGATTCAACGCTGCTGGCAAACCCCTTGTCGCGGAACAAGTCGACCGGACAGGTCGCCTGACGATTCATCCAGAGCTCCTTGATGGAGAAGGACGTCTTACAGAAGAGGATCTTTTGACTGTGCGATTTGGCGGAGATAGTGAGCCTCCAAATCCAACTGCGAAGCCCGGTGAATAGGTTGGGTTAATGGCAACTGCTTAAGTTGCTCGATTGACTCGTAGAGGGGACTCCTAGGTGGACCAACGAACACGGATTGTGGCGGCGGTAATTAAATCCGTGAAACTGCCACCCCGCTTCCGATTAAGGCTGATGAAAGAAGATCCTGTTCGGCTTGAGCTCAGCCTGACTCCTGCCTACGGGAAAGATCCCATTCAGGTAGGGCTGGTGGAATCG contains the following coding sequences:
- a CDS encoding DUF2973 domain-containing protein, with protein sequence MLSSLFPLIYGLIFIVLLWQAFRVMGRGFNAAGKPLVAEQVDRTGRLTIHPELLDGEGRLTEEDLLTVRFGGDSEPPNPTAKPGE
- a CDS encoding trypsin-like peptidase domain-containing protein → MLMQPPRAFASAPPQAVAPKSFVAQAVARSGPAVVTLETQRTVRTAGGNGLPRSVMADPFLRRFFGMQSQTAPRSRVERGQGSGVIFDEQGLVLTNAHVVENADRVMVGLPDGRRVAGRVIGQDSLTDLAVVQLETRGPWPTAPLGNSDRLQVGDWAIAVGNPYGLENTVTMGIVSNLNRNMSQLGISGKRLDLIQTDAAINPGNSGGPLLNARGDVIGINTLVRSGPGAGLGFAIPINRARSIASQLVKQGRASHPMVGVGLSTVPAPTPGSSAPPGAVIRSVVPGGPADRGNLRVNDVIVSIDGKSINNPAEVVSAIDRHGVDRPLTLDVMRSGQRITLSMTPVEMTSLRQ